In a single window of the Streptomyces sp. CGMCC 4.7035 genome:
- a CDS encoding PTS-dependent dihydroxyacetone kinase phosphotransferase subunit DhaM, protein MSNSVKKLVGIVLVSHSAAVAESVAELAKGLAGGGMTAPVAPAGGAVDGGLGTSAELITAAAASVDRGAGVAVLMDLGSAVLTVKALLAEGDELPENTRLVDAPFVEGAVAAVVTASAGADLMAVEAAATEAYAYRKE, encoded by the coding sequence GTGAGTAACAGCGTGAAGAAGCTGGTCGGGATCGTGCTGGTCTCGCACAGCGCCGCCGTCGCCGAGTCGGTCGCCGAACTGGCCAAGGGGCTGGCGGGCGGCGGCATGACCGCTCCGGTCGCCCCGGCGGGCGGCGCCGTGGACGGCGGACTCGGCACGAGCGCCGAACTGATCACCGCGGCGGCCGCCTCCGTGGACCGGGGAGCGGGGGTCGCCGTGCTCATGGACCTGGGCAGTGCGGTCCTGACAGTGAAGGCACTCCTCGCGGAGGGCGACGAGCTCCCGGAGAACACCCGGCTGGTCGATGCCCCCTTCGTGGAGGGCGCGGTCGCCGCGGTGGTCACGGCCTCGGCGGGCGCGGACCTGATGGCGGTGGAGGCGGCGGCCACGGAGGCGTACGCGTACCGGAAGGAGTGA
- the dhaL gene encoding dihydroxyacetone kinase subunit DhaL, with amino-acid sequence MLDAEFFRRWMTAAAAAVDREAERLTALDSPIGDADHGTNMQRGFRAVEVTLEKEAPATPGAVLQLAGRQLISTVGGASGPLYGTLLRRTGKALGDAAEVTEEQLTDALRTGVDAVMTLGGAAPGDKTMVDALVPAVDALGASFRAASAAAEEGALATTPLQARKGRASYLGERSIGHQDPGATSSALLIAALVEAAGE; translated from the coding sequence GTGCTCGACGCCGAATTCTTCCGCCGCTGGATGACGGCGGCCGCCGCGGCCGTCGACCGCGAGGCGGAGCGACTGACCGCGCTCGACTCGCCGATCGGCGACGCCGACCACGGCACCAATATGCAGCGCGGGTTCCGCGCGGTCGAGGTCACCCTGGAGAAGGAGGCGCCGGCAACGCCCGGCGCGGTACTCCAGTTGGCGGGCCGACAACTGATCTCGACGGTCGGCGGCGCGTCCGGTCCGCTGTACGGCACGCTGCTGCGCCGCACCGGCAAGGCCCTCGGGGACGCCGCCGAGGTCACCGAGGAGCAGCTGACCGACGCGCTGCGGACGGGTGTGGACGCGGTCATGACGCTGGGCGGAGCCGCGCCCGGCGACAAGACCATGGTCGACGCCCTGGTGCCCGCGGTGGACGCGCTCGGCGCCTCGTTCCGGGCGGCGAGCGCCGCCGCCGAGGAGGGCGCCCTCGCCACGACACCGTTGCAGGCCCGCAAGGGCCGGGCGAGCTATCTGGGCGAGCGCAGCATCGGGCACCAGGACCCCGGTGCCACCTCCTCGGCCCTGCTGATCGCCGCACTCGTGGAGGCCGCCGGTGAGTAA
- the dhaK gene encoding dihydroxyacetone kinase subunit DhaK has translation MRMLINVPETVVTDALRGMASAHPELTVDVENRVIVRRDAPVAGKVALVSGGGSGHEPLHGGFVGPGMLSAACPGEVFTSPVPDQMVRAAAAVDSGAGVLFIVKNYTGDVLNFDMAAELAEDEGIQIAKVLVNDDVAVTDSLYTAGRRGTGATLFVEKIAGAAAEEGQPLERVESIARQVNENSRSFGVALSAGTTPAKGTPTFDLPPGELELGIGIHGEPGRERRPMMTAREIADFSVHAVLDDLQPRNPVLVLVNGMGATPLLELYGYNAEVQRVLTERGVPVARTLVGNYVTSLDMAGASVTVCQVDEELLRLWDAPVSTPGLRWGR, from the coding sequence ATGAGGATGCTGATCAACGTCCCGGAAACGGTGGTCACGGACGCGCTGCGGGGCATGGCGTCCGCGCATCCCGAGCTGACCGTCGACGTGGAGAACCGGGTGATCGTACGGCGTGACGCCCCGGTGGCCGGGAAGGTGGCGCTGGTCTCCGGTGGCGGGTCGGGGCACGAGCCGCTGCACGGGGGCTTCGTCGGCCCGGGCATGCTGTCGGCCGCCTGTCCGGGCGAGGTGTTCACTTCCCCGGTTCCGGACCAGATGGTGCGCGCGGCAGCGGCCGTGGACAGTGGCGCGGGTGTGCTGTTCATCGTGAAGAACTACACCGGTGACGTGCTGAACTTCGACATGGCGGCGGAGCTCGCCGAGGACGAGGGCATCCAGATCGCGAAGGTCCTCGTCAACGACGACGTCGCCGTCACCGACAGCCTCTACACCGCGGGCCGGCGCGGCACCGGCGCCACCCTGTTCGTGGAGAAGATCGCGGGGGCGGCGGCGGAGGAGGGGCAGCCGCTGGAGCGCGTGGAGTCCATCGCCCGGCAGGTCAACGAGAACTCCCGCAGCTTCGGTGTCGCGCTCAGCGCGGGCACCACACCCGCGAAGGGCACCCCCACCTTCGATCTGCCCCCGGGCGAGCTGGAGTTGGGCATCGGCATCCACGGCGAGCCGGGGCGTGAGCGGCGCCCGATGATGACGGCGCGCGAGATCGCCGACTTCTCGGTGCACGCCGTCCTGGACGATCTTCAGCCGCGCAATCCGGTACTGGTCCTGGTCAACGGGATGGGCGCCACCCCGCTCCTGGAGCTGTACGGCTACAACGCGGAGGTGCAGCGGGTCCTGACCGAGCGCGGCGTCCCCGTGGCCCGCACGCTCGTCGGCAACTACGTCACGTCCCTCGACATGGCGGGCGCCTCGGTCACCGTGTGCCAGGTCGACGAGGAGCTGCTGCGGCTGTGGGACGCGCCGGTCAGCACACCGGGGCTGCGCTGGGGCAGGTGA
- a CDS encoding GMC family oxidoreductase, which yields MTSTGIEGFDYVIVGAGSAGCVLADRLSRDDRVQVLLLEAGGPDTDDLIHIPAALGMLFGSHTDWSYRTVEQPRPGRTFSWPRGKTLGGSSSTNVMIYSRGNRHDYDRWHDEHGAKGWGYDDVLPYFMKSESNRRLSEPYHGSDGPLHVEDRVYTHELSQSWLDAAVEWGLDRNDDFAGASPAGAGLYQVTCHHGRRWSTADAYLRPALGRPNLTVRTNALATKITLDGSRAVGVTYLRDGQERTAHADREILLCGGSINSPQLLLLSGIGDPDELHDVGIDVRVPLPGVGHNLQDHLMAPVVWETRNSTDIVRDLLTPDNLERWRTHGDGPFASNYGEVGAFLNVTDGQSRPDVQLIGGATALILSGEEEPDRPVFTVNCIPLHPQTRGTVRLASADPQAPPLIDPRYFDVPADTSVMVAGLRAVMGIAHCAPFAEHLARSYLPASDDLDCLDGLGDVALEEHVRRWSATAYHPVGTCAMGTGHDAVVNSDLEVYGLERLRVVDASVMPTVTSGNTNAPTIMIAEKAAELIGERPC from the coding sequence ATGACTTCCACCGGAATCGAAGGATTCGACTACGTCATCGTGGGCGCCGGCAGCGCCGGTTGCGTGCTCGCGGACCGCCTGAGCCGTGACGACCGCGTTCAGGTGCTGCTCCTCGAAGCGGGCGGCCCCGACACCGACGACCTCATCCACATCCCGGCCGCGCTCGGAATGCTCTTCGGATCGCATACCGACTGGAGCTACCGGACGGTCGAGCAGCCCCGGCCGGGGCGCACTTTCTCCTGGCCCCGGGGCAAGACACTGGGCGGCTCGTCATCCACCAACGTCATGATCTACAGCCGGGGCAACCGGCACGACTACGACAGATGGCATGACGAACACGGTGCGAAAGGCTGGGGCTACGACGACGTCCTGCCCTATTTCATGAAGTCCGAGTCGAACCGCCGCCTCAGCGAGCCCTACCACGGTTCGGACGGACCCCTGCACGTCGAGGACCGCGTCTACACCCACGAACTCTCACAATCCTGGCTGGACGCCGCCGTGGAATGGGGACTGGACCGCAACGACGACTTCGCGGGTGCGTCCCCTGCCGGCGCCGGCCTGTACCAGGTGACATGCCATCACGGGCGACGGTGGTCCACGGCCGACGCCTATCTGCGCCCGGCCCTCGGCCGACCCAATCTCACGGTACGCACCAACGCCCTGGCAACAAAGATCACACTCGACGGATCACGCGCGGTCGGCGTCACCTATCTCCGGGACGGACAGGAACGGACGGCCCACGCCGACAGGGAGATTCTGCTCTGCGGCGGATCCATCAACTCGCCCCAGCTGCTGCTCCTGTCGGGCATAGGCGATCCCGACGAGCTGCACGATGTGGGGATAGACGTCCGAGTCCCCCTGCCCGGGGTCGGGCATAACCTGCAGGACCATTTGATGGCTCCCGTCGTGTGGGAGACCCGGAACTCCACTGACATCGTCCGGGACCTGCTCACCCCGGACAACCTCGAACGGTGGCGCACACACGGCGACGGGCCCTTCGCCTCCAACTACGGCGAGGTCGGCGCGTTCCTCAACGTCACGGACGGCCAAAGCCGTCCTGACGTCCAGCTGATAGGAGGGGCCACGGCACTCATTCTCAGCGGTGAGGAAGAACCTGACCGGCCGGTGTTCACGGTGAACTGCATCCCCCTGCACCCGCAGACCCGCGGCACCGTCCGTCTCGCGTCGGCCGATCCGCAGGCCCCACCGCTGATCGATCCCCGGTACTTCGACGTGCCCGCGGATACGTCGGTCATGGTCGCCGGACTCAGAGCGGTCATGGGCATCGCCCACTGCGCACCGTTCGCCGAACACCTGGCGCGGTCGTACCTGCCGGCCAGTGACGACCTGGACTGTCTGGACGGCCTGGGCGACGTGGCTCTCGAAGAGCACGTCCGCAGATGGAGTGCCACGGCGTACCACCCAGTGGGCACCTGTGCCATGGGAACCGGGCACGACGCCGTCGTCAATTCGGACCTGGAGGTCTACGGACTCGAGCGACTCCGCGTCGTCGACGCCTCGGTCATGCCGACTGTCACCAGTGGAAACACCAACGCACCCACGATCATGATCGCCGAAAAGGCTGCCGAGCTGATCGGGGAGCGGCCTTGCTGA
- a CDS encoding aldehyde dehydrogenase → MDPNHLFIGGRWVHTSGDRVIDVVSASTGDHLGAVPDGSQDDIDRAVGAARAAFDAPTGWASWGPEHRAAAMIRLADALDARRGATSAAVSAQNGMPITVARSFEGVVPSALLRYYAALADSMTSEELRAGLPRGTTLVRREPAGVVAAIMTWNFPQTIAFFKVAPALAAGCAVVLKPAPETVLDSVLLAEAVEEAGIPDGVINIVPGGRDTGAYLVSHRDIDKVSFTGSTRAGRQVAAVCAELLRPVTLELGGKSAAVVLDDADLAATAEQFFMASLLNNGQTCYASTRILAPRSRYREVVEFCTAMARDAVVGDALDPDTQIGPLVSRRQRERVLGYIKTGLNEGSRLTTGGGRPPGLDRGWFVEPTVFADVENSSTIAQEEIFGPVLTITPYDGEDEAVRLANESAYGLAGTVWTTDLDHGAQVARRLRTGTVGLNGYLPDVTSPYGGRKASGLGSELGPEGLHAYQQFQSIYHP, encoded by the coding sequence ATGGATCCCAACCATCTGTTCATCGGCGGACGCTGGGTGCACACGTCCGGCGACCGTGTCATCGACGTCGTATCCGCGAGTACCGGCGATCATCTTGGTGCCGTGCCGGACGGTTCCCAGGACGACATCGACCGGGCGGTCGGAGCCGCTCGTGCCGCATTCGACGCACCGACCGGCTGGGCCTCGTGGGGCCCTGAACATCGCGCGGCCGCCATGATCCGTCTCGCGGATGCGCTCGATGCCAGGAGGGGGGCGACATCCGCCGCCGTCAGCGCGCAGAACGGCATGCCGATCACTGTCGCCCGGTCCTTCGAAGGTGTGGTGCCGTCAGCCCTGCTGCGCTACTACGCGGCTCTGGCCGACAGCATGACGTCCGAGGAACTGCGTGCCGGACTGCCCCGGGGCACCACCCTGGTCCGACGGGAACCCGCAGGCGTCGTAGCCGCCATCATGACCTGGAACTTCCCTCAGACCATCGCCTTCTTCAAGGTGGCCCCGGCTCTGGCGGCCGGTTGTGCGGTCGTCCTCAAGCCGGCTCCGGAGACGGTCCTCGACTCGGTGCTGCTGGCGGAGGCCGTCGAGGAAGCGGGCATCCCCGACGGCGTGATCAACATCGTTCCGGGCGGCCGCGACACCGGCGCCTATCTGGTCTCCCATCGTGACATCGACAAGGTGTCGTTCACCGGATCCACCAGAGCGGGACGCCAAGTGGCGGCCGTATGCGCCGAGTTGCTGCGGCCGGTGACCCTGGAACTGGGAGGCAAGTCCGCCGCCGTCGTCCTCGACGACGCCGACCTCGCCGCGACCGCAGAGCAGTTCTTCATGGCCAGTCTGCTGAACAACGGTCAGACCTGTTACGCGAGTACCAGGATCCTGGCCCCCCGCAGCAGGTATCGGGAAGTGGTCGAGTTCTGTACGGCGATGGCCCGTGACGCCGTCGTCGGTGACGCGCTCGACCCCGACACCCAGATCGGCCCCCTCGTCAGCCGGCGCCAGCGCGAACGGGTCCTGGGTTACATCAAGACCGGCCTCAACGAAGGGTCTCGGCTCACCACCGGAGGAGGCCGGCCACCCGGCCTCGATCGAGGCTGGTTCGTCGAACCCACCGTATTCGCCGACGTAGAGAACTCATCGACCATCGCGCAGGAAGAAATCTTCGGCCCGGTCCTCACGATCACGCCCTACGACGGCGAGGACGAGGCAGTGCGCCTGGCGAACGAGTCGGCCTACGGCCTCGCCGGCACCGTCTGGACCACGGATCTGGATCACGGTGCCCAGGTGGCCCGCCGTTTGCGGACCGGCACCGTCGGGCTCAACGGCTATCTGCCCGACGTCACCTCCCCCTACGGAGGCAGGAAGGCCAGCGGACTCGGCAGCGAACTGGGGCCCGAGGGGCTTCACGCATACCAGCAATTCCAGTCGATCTACCACCCCTGA